Part of the Variovorax paradoxus B4 genome, GGCCCAGCACGATCTGCTGGCGGTAGAACTCCAGCGTCGGCAGGCCTTGCGGCGGTACGCGCGACGGCGCCTCGCCGCCCGGCGCGAGAAAACGGCCCTCGTCGAACCGCAGCGTGCGCACGTCCTCTGCGAAGCGCCGCGCCTCGTAGACCACGCCGGCCTGCGGCTCGACGGCGAACGAGGCCCCGTCATACACCAGCTGGTCGTGCCCGCCCACCTGGTTGACGTAAAGGATGGGCAGGCCGTTGCGGCGGCTGGCCGCGCTGAAGATGCGGTGCCGCTGCTCGCGCTTGCCGATGTTCGACGGACTCGCGTTGATCGACACCACGAGATCGGGCGCTGCATCGCGCATGCGGTCGAACGGATTGACGAGGTAGTCCTGGCCCTCGTCGTTCCAGCCGTCCTCGCAGATCAGCAGGCCGACGCGCGTGTCGCGGATGCGGAGTACGCGCGCCACGTCGGGCCCCGGCTCGAAGTGCCGGCGCTCGTCGAAGACGTTGTAGGTCGGCAGCAGTTGCTTGGCGTACTCGAGCCGCACTTCGCCCGCGCAGATGACACGCAGCACGTTGCGAAGCTTCTTGCCCGCGCCTTCGCGGTGCGCCGGCAGCCCGATCGCCCAATGCAGTGCCGGCATCTCGCGCGACGCCGAGAGCAACTGCCCGAACGCATCCTCCACGCGGTCCATGAAGCCCTCTTCCTCCAGCAGGTCGGCCGGGTAGTAGGCCGTCAGCGACATCTCGGAGAAGACCACCAGGTCCGCCTGGTCGGCCGTGGCCTGGCGCGCGGCCTCGATCATCCGCGCGGCGTTGCCGGCCAGGTCGCCGATGGTGTAGTTGAGTTGGGCGACGGTGATGCGGAGCATGGCGCTCACTCCTCGATATGGAAGACCTGGCGCAGATAGGCCAGGAAGGTCTGGTCTTCGCACAGCGTCTTGCCCGGGCTGTCCGACAGCTTGGCGACGGGCTGGCCGTTGCAGCCCGTGAGCTTCATCACGATGTTCAGCGGCGTGAGGCCGACGTCGTTGCTCAGGTTGGTGCCGATGCCGAAGCCGGTCTGGGTGCGGTCGGCAAAGGTCCGGTACAGGCGGATGGCTGTCTGCAGGTCGAGCCCGTCGGAGAACACCAGCCGCTTGGTGTGCGCATCGATGCGCAGCCTGGCATAGTGCGCCAGCGCCTTTTCGCCCCAGACGATCGGATCGCCCGAGTCATGGCGAAGGCCGTCGAACAGCTTGGCAAAGTACAGGTCGAAGTCGGCCAGGAAGGCATCCATGCCAACCACGTCGGTCAGCGCCACGCCCAGGTCGCCGCGGTACTCCTGCACCCAGCCTTCCAGCGCGGCATTCTGGAAGTCGCGCAGCCGCACGCCGAGCGCCTGGTAGGTCTGCAGATACTCGTGCGCCATCGTGCCGATGGGCACCAGCTCCAGATCCTTGGCCAGCAGCACGTTGGAGGTGCCCTTGAAATACATCGGCACTTCGCGCTTGAGCGTGCCGACCACCTCCCGCTGCCAGTCGCGGGAGAAGCGGCGGCGCACGCCGAAGTCGAAGAACTCGAAAGGATGCCGGGCCGCCGGCTCCTTGGCAAAACTGCGCAGCAACTCGATCTTGGATTGCAGGCGCTGCCGGCCCTCGGCCAGCGCCGCCTGCGCATCGAAGCGGCGGAAGTACAGCTCGTTGACGATCGCGAGCACGAAGATCTCGAACGCCATGGTGTGGACCTGCGGGCCGACCGCGCGGATGCGAAGCGCATCGCCATCGGCCGCAGCGGTGATGAATTCGCGCTGAAAGCTGAAGATGCGCAGGAAGTCGACGAAGTCGCTCTTGATGTAGCGCAGGTCGCGCAGGTAGGCGAGTTCGCCGGGCGCGAAGCGCAGCGTGCAGAGATGGTCGAGCTGCTCGTTGACGTCCGCCAGCAGCTCGGCCAACGGATAGGCCGGCTGGTTGCGGCACACGAAGCTGTACTCGGCCTGCGTCTGCGGGTGGCTGTGCAGCATCGCCTGCCACATCGTGAACTTGTACAGGTCGGTATCCAGCAGGCTCTGGATGATGGGTTGCATGGTGTGGTCCTTTGGCGGGTTGGCGTCAGGCGTTGGCCGCCAGCAGGGGGAGCACTTCGGCGCTGGAGCGAAGCTGCACGCCGCGCGCGGCCATGTCGTTCAGAAAGGCCTGGTGCTGGGCTTCGAAGCCGGTCACCGGGCTCATGCAGTCGGTCACGAGCACCAGCTTGGCGGGCCTGCCCGACGGCAGGTTGGCGGCGATGTGCTCCGTGGTGGCCTTCACGCAATGGCTGCTGGCTTCGCCGGCGATGACGATCAGCTCGGCGCGGTCCAGCGACTCGACCAGCCGCATGTTGAGCGAGGTGCCCGGATCGTCCGCATCCGGCACCTCGGCCTGGATGGCGCTGTAGTGCTCGGTCCAGGGATTGCTGCCCTTGGCGATCTTTTCCACCACGCCGGCCTGTTCGTCTTCCCAGGCGTTATAGGCAGCCTTGACGGCCGCGTGCACGTTGTGGCCCCAGCTGCCGATCTCGCAGTGCACCGGCCACACCATCAGCGTGTAGCGGCCCCTGCGCTCGAGCTCGTCGAGGTAGGCCAGCGCGCGCGGCAGGGCCGCGGCGTCGCGAGGCAGATAGTCGCCGCCGCGAACCTGCGCTGCCGTGATTGCGGTGAAAGGCGCCACGGCACCGCCATCGCGCGCTTGCCAGAACGTGGGATGCGCAATGTCGAACCTGTGGTGCGAGTCCAGCGTGACGGTGATGCCGGCGATGCCGCCCGCCCCTTCGCGGATGAGGTCGGCCAGCCTCAGCATGTCGGCATGGGCACCTGCAACCGGCAGGGCCGGCTGCAGCTGGGTGCCCGTGGACGCATCCGCCCCGAGCCAGTCGGGCGGCAGGTCGCAGAAATCGTTCTGCGGATCGATCACGAGGAGATGGATGTTCTGCTTCATGGCGTCCTCTTGTTAGTTGTACTGTACAACTCTTGTTGGTTGCACTGTACAACCACGAAAGAAAAAGTCAAGCATCCGGCACCTCGGCGTCCCGCGGACTGAAGGTGCGGGGAAACAAGGCGGCCTGCGACCGGTCGCGCAACCGGTAGCCCATGGCCGGCCGGCCGGAGGCACCCTCCACCGTGCCGGCCTCCTCCATGAAGCCGCCGTCGAGCATCCGCTTGCGGAAGGCGCTCTTGTCGACGGCGCGGCCGAGCACGACCTCGTAGGTGTGCTGCAGCTGCGGCAGCGTGAAGGGCTCATTCAGAAGAAAGGCCGGAAGCGAGGTGTATTCCACCTTGCTGCGCAGCCGTGCGATGGCGCTCTCCAGGATCCCGGCATGGTCGAACGCCAGGCGCTTGCGGCTCGCGGCCGCGGCGTCCATCCATTCGACCTGCGCGGCGTTCACGCCTTTCTCGAGCACCAGGTCCTGGCTCGGCATCAGCGCGAAGAACGCATGCGTGGCCGACCAGCCCCGCGGATCGCGGTGCGCGCCGCCCCAGCTGCCCAGCTGTTCGAGATACGGTGCGGCAACGCCGGTCTTCTCCCGCAGCTTGCGCAACGCGCAGTCGAGCAGGCTGGTGTCCTTGTCGACGTCGATGAACCCTCCGGGAAGGGCCCAGCGACCGGGAAAGGGATCGTCGAGGCCGTTCGGGCGGCGTACCAGCATGACCTTCAGCGCATCTTCCAGCACGGTGAAGATGACCACGTCGACGGTGACCAGCGGCCTGGGAAAGTTCAGATCGGCCTGATTTTTTCTGGATGGCTTCAAGACGCGAGCTCCTCTTGATTTGGGTTGTACAGAACAACTCTGGAAGGGGAATATAGCGACCGCGTGTGCGTCCGGGTTTTCCCAGCCAGCGGCATTTCGAGCAACGTATCCGAAGCGACTGCCAGAAATGCCGGCAGCCATGCTCTCTACGAGCACCGCGATCAGCATACCCTTGTGCGCAGCCGCCCTGGATGATCCGGGGACGGCCCGAGGCGCGCAGGGACTTCTGAAGCACAGGTGCGTCCGCCAACTTCATAATCCAGGCTTTTCCCAAAGACCTGAACGAGCAACAACACCCGTGAGTGCTGCAGATTTTCTCCTGTCCCCCGCTGTGCAGAAGCTCATGCAGGTCGTATATGCAGCCCCCGATCACCCGTACTCGGTGAACGAGTTGGCCCAACGAACGAAATTGGAGCCGAGCGAGGTCGACGCCACAGTGGAACACCTCGTCAAGAGCGGCATCCTGGCAAAACAAAAGGCAATGGCAGATCAGACCGAGACCGTCAAAGCGAACCGTTCGTTCGTCTTCTATCGCGAGCTGCGCAGCATCGCGTTGAAGTCGTTCGCTGCGGCCGAGCCGATCCGTTCCATGCTGCGTTCCAAGTTCAAGAACTCGGTCGTGCGCGCCTTCGTCTTGGGGGAGGACAATGACAATGTCATAGAACTCCTGGTCGTGCACGGCGCGGTGACGCCCGACGAGGCGACCATGACGGAGGCCTGCCGGAAGCTGTCGAAGGCCCTCCACCGCCATCTGCAGGTGCACGTGATCTCGAACGCCAGACTCGAAGGACTGACGTCTCGCGACGCACTCACCGCAAAACTGGCGGCCGCCTCGGCGTTCGAGATCATCGCGCCAGGAGACACCAAGGCACAGCTGCCGACCGAGCGGCTCGGCCTGCTGCAAAGCGCAAGGAAGAAGCTGGCCGCACTATCTCTTTCTCAGCACCGGAGCGGGTCGCATTAAGACCATCTCGCGCAGGCAGGGCATCCGCCAGGTGAGCCAGCCTGTTCGGCGCAATCCCCGTTGCAGCATCAGCCATGGGCACGGCGGCCGCGCTGCTTCTGCAAGCATGGAACTCCGCCGGCTACAGCTCCTTGCACTGATGGCTCACGCTTGCGCCGCATGTCCGGCATCCAGCCTCGGCATGGGCACGATACCGTCGGCAAAGAGCTGATCGATTTCAAGCGCGGTGAATCCGAGCGAATTCAGGACGCAAACGGCGCCTGAATTGAAAGGCCGAGGACTGGCGCCCGGCGAACCTGGCGTACCACGCAAACGGGTAGGAAGACCGATTCCCTTGTGGCCATCGCGGGCGTACACCATCTCGCGATGCGTTGCGTGAGGCTGAGGCGTCGCGCACACGCTTGTCGCCACTGGTCTTTCCGACAAACTGGCCGGCACGGCCGGCACCGACCTGGCATTGGCCATGAAGAAGGAAGCCGACGCGCTGGCGGCGCTGCTTCCATCGCGCAGGTGAGCAGGATTTCCTTCCCGTTTCGCCGATCGCCGCGCGCGAGGGGGCGAGGATGCGGATGTTCATGGGAGGGCGAGCACCGGATGGCCGACGTCGATGTAATGGCAGAACATGTGCGGCGTGCGGTAAGTGCTTGAATTCTCCTTCGTGTGGAGCTGCCGCAAATTGCGCCGTTGCTTCCGCGATCGGGTGGCTTCGATCACGAGCCAGGTCGAGAGCTTGCCGGCACAGGGCGTGCGCGTGGATTCATGCCTGCGGAGTCTATCTGCCGGGCGGCCGAGAGCGGATCACGTGGCCTGAAGTTCGAGCCGCTCCCAAGGCTTGTAGGCCCACTCGTATTTTTCGCACGCATAGGACACCAGGGTGTCGACGGCTTCATCCGCGCTGACGGGCTCGGTCCTGCGATAGTGCGACCCAGGGGTGACCAACTGGTGCTCCAGATGAAAGCCTTCGAGATCGGCGAACACCTGCATGTACGTTCCACCACGTCGTTCAATGACCGCGAACGCGGACGGCTGGCCTTGCAACAACGGAATCCAGTGACGGATATTGGCTTCGTTCGCCGGTTCCGCCACGCCGAACTCGGGGCAATCCAGCATGGGCTCCTGATATTCCGCGCCGATGTCGAAGAGAAGGTGCTCCTGCGCGGTGGGCGCACCGTTCCTGAATATGGCGATCAAGAAGCAATCACTGATGTGAAGGGGCACATGAACCAGCAGTGCATCGTGCGCCCTGGAGCGGCGGGCGAAAACCTGCGCCAACTCCGGGGCCGTCCGTGCTTTCAATTGCAGGGGTTCGCGAAGGCTGTGCGCAAGCTCCACGGCGCTGCGTTTGACCGCATCGCTTCCGGCGTGATCCTCGGTGCCTCCGTGGAGCAGGTCGATGTACTCGTGCAGCTGCATGAGCCTCGATGAGGGCGGCTTCGGTTTGCGAGAAAAGAACATCTGGACGTGGTCCCCATCACTGTTTGAGCGATGCCCGACGGATCTGAGCCTCGATCATGAATGCCATCGAATCCTTGTGAACCGGGTCACCCCGGTGGCAGATGTGAATGTTGATGTTGAAGCGGCGCCCGCCATGCAAGACCGAGGCACAGACATATTCCGGTGCTCGAGCCCTTCGTCAAATGCGTCGATCTTCATGTGCCTTTCACCCTGCCGCCTATCGTACGCCCGGTCAGACGCGATTGACCGTGCTTCGCTCATGCAGGCCAGGCTCAACGGGCGCGCACGCGGCGCTTTGGCGGGCCGAATTGCTCGGAGATCGCCGAGAGCTCGGCTTCGAAATACTGCAGGAACATGCCCATCGCCGCCGCGGTGGCCTGACCGGTGCGCTGGTAGAGGCAGCTGTGCGAGCGGGCGCCCTCGTCGGCCAGTGCGTTCCAGGCCAGGCGGCCGGCCGCCACGTCCTGCGCCACGTTCTCGGGGATCAGGAAGCTCACGCCGAGACCTTCCGCCACGAGCCGCCGGGCCATTGCCACCGAACTGGTCTCGATCAGCGGCCGCGAGGGACGGTGCTCGCGCTGGCCGATCTGCTCGACCATTGCCCGCAGTTCCGTGTCCGTCGTCATGAGGATGAGCGGCGCGTCCAGGCAGTCACGCAGGCGCCGGGCGCGCGCTGGCGCGGCAAGCGGATGGCCTGGCGGCGCGACGACGCCAAGTTGCTGCGCGAAGGCCCGCACCTCCTCCACGCCCGGCGGCGGCTTGCGGCGCAGGCAATAGCCGATGTCCGCCTCGCCGTTGGCGACCCAGCCCAGGATTCGCTCGCCGCTGCCGGTGCGCACCGTGTAGGTCACGCCGGGATGGCGCGCCATCACGGCGCGTATGGCGTCTGGCACCAGTTGCTCGGCCGAGGATTGCGACACCGCCAGGTTGATGTGGCCCCGGCGCAGTGCCCGCAGATCTTCCACCTGGGTCACCGCGTGGTCGATGTCCCGCTGCCCGCGGCGGATGGCGGCCAGCATGATTTCGCCGGCGGTGGTCAGCTGCATGCCGCGGGGCAGCCGATCGAACAGCGGCGTGCCGACCTGGGCCTCCAGGTTGAGCACCTGCTGGTGAACCGCCGCCGCCGTGAGGTGCAGCGATTCGGCCGCCTTGCGGATGGAGCCCCGGCGAGCGACCTCGTCGAAGCAGCGGAAGGATTGCGAGACGACAAGCATCGCGCGAAGTGTACGGTTTTGATTGACAGGGCGTTCGAAACAAACAGCTTTTCCTGACGACACTTCGCGCCTAGATTGCATCCCGTACCCACACACGAAGGACCGCAATGACCTCCAGCACCACCGTCGACCAGATCACGCAGCGCCGCCGCGGCGTCGGCCTGATCGCCCACGATCCCGCGCTCTCGGCCGGCGGATACACGCTCATCGCGCCGCAGACGGCCGACGGCAACGTCTACCTGATCGACATGCAGGGAACGGTGGTCCACCAGTGGAAGATGCCGCTGCGCGCCGGGCGCCACGCGGTGATCCTGCCCAACGGCAACATGGGCTACAACGGCAGCCATCCGGACTCGCCGGAGCGCTATGCGCCCTGGTCGATGTGGCACGGCGGCGATTTCTCCGAGGTGACGCCGCAGGGCGAGGTGGTCTGGCATTTCGAGGACCCCGGGCACCATCACGACGCCCGGTGGCTCGACAACGGCAACTTGCTCTACGCTGCCTGCGAGCTTGTGCCGGCGGGCTTCGCCGACCGGGTGAAGGGCGGCACGGCGCACCACCCCGACGAGCCGATGTGGGGCGACGTGATCCGCGAAGTGAACCGCGCCGGAGAGCAGGTCTGGGAATGGAAGGCCTGGGAGCACCTGGACCCGTCGAAGCATCCGATCCACCCCGGCTTCGGCCGATACCACTGGCCCCTGGTCAACGGCCTGGACGTGGATGGCGAAGGCCGCGTGCTCATGAGCTTGCGCACCACCGCCGGCATCGTCGCCGTCGACAAGGCCAGCGGCGAGGTGAAGCTGCACATCCCCCCGAGCGTGGTCTCGCACCAGCATGCGCCGGTGGCGCTGCCGAACGGCAACATCCTCGCATTCGACAACGGCAACTTCCGCAGCGGGGCGCACGTGCCGTTCTCGCGCGTGGTCGAGATCGACCCCGCGACACAAGCGGTGGTCTGGTCCTATGCGGACGAGATGGTCAATGCCTTCTTCACGGCCTTCATGGGCAACGCGCAGCGCTTGCACAACGGGAACACGCACATCACCGAGTCCGCAACGGGACGCCTGTTCGAGGTGACACCGGCCGGCGAGGTGGTGTGGGAGTACATCCTGCCGTGGTTCGCCGAGTACCCGGACGAGGCCGCCCGCAAGACCGGGCCCGGGCGCCTCAACAGCGTGTTCCAGACCCACCGCTACCAGGCCAGCCAGCTGCCCTGGCTGCAGCGTTGATGCGAGGTCACGCCATGTCTTCCCTTGATGTCCTGCTGGCGCCGCTGCGCTGCGCCCTGGGCCCGGGCCTGTTCGCACTCGCCCTCGCGGTGGGCGCGCAGCCAGGCCCCGGCGCTTCCGACCCCATCGTCGCTGTGGTCCCGTTCTCCGCCGGCGGCAGCGTCGACGTGGCGGCCCGGCTGCTGATGCCCCGCCTCTCGGAAAGGCTGAAGCAGCCGGTCGTGGTGGAGAACACGGTCGGCGCCTCGGGCACCATCGCCACCCAGCGCGTGATCCGCGCACGTCCGGATGGCCATACCCTGCTGTTCGCCGTGGCGAGCCCGATCAACGTCGCGCCGCTCGTGTCGCCCAAAACGTACCGCTACGACGCGCTGAAGGAGCTCGTGCCGGTGGTGCCGGTCGCGGCTTCGGCGTTCGTGCTGGTGGGCAGGCCGACCCTGGCGGTCGGCACCACGAGCGAACTGCTTCGGCTGGTCCGCAGCCAGCCCGGCAAGCTGAACTTCGGAACGGATGGCGTCGGTACCGGGCTGCACGTGACGGCCGAGATGATCAAGCAGAAGGCCGGCCTGGACATGGTGCACGTGCCCTACAAGTCCGGCCCGCAGGTACTGACCGAGCTGGCCGGCGGCCAGATCGACCTGGCGGTGCTGCCGGTGTCGCTGGTGCAGGGCTTCGTTCGCGACGGCAAGGTGAAAGCCTTCGGCGTGACCTCGCGTACCCGCTGGCCGGGCCTGCCCGACGTACCCAGCCTGTCCGAGACGCCGGA contains:
- a CDS encoding NAD+ synthase, yielding MLRITVAQLNYTIGDLAGNAARMIEAARQATADQADLVVFSEMSLTAYYPADLLEEEGFMDRVEDAFGQLLSASREMPALHWAIGLPAHREGAGKKLRNVLRVICAGEVRLEYAKQLLPTYNVFDERRHFEPGPDVARVLRIRDTRVGLLICEDGWNDEGQDYLVNPFDRMRDAAPDLVVSINASPSNIGKREQRHRIFSAASRRNGLPILYVNQVGGHDQLVYDGASFAVEPQAGVVYEARRFAEDVRTLRFDEGRFLAPGGEAPSRVPPQGLPTLEFYRQQIVLGLRDYARRCGFRQAVVGSSGGIDSALTLALAVEALGAENVVAITMPSRFSSAGSVDDSETLCRNLGVPLKAHAIAGIVSQFEQGFETAFGRGLHGVALENLQARVRGTILMEYSNSFGHLLLTTGNKSEISVGYCTLYGDTNGGLGLIGDLYKTEVFALSRHMNAQAGRELIPQAIIDKEPSAELAPDQKDADSLPPYEVLDEILKMLIEGQRLAGGEYEQARAFVGRLRATPEGEALVERIRGMVARNEYKRRQSPPIVRVRPRAFGSGRQMPIAARWP
- the pncB gene encoding nicotinate phosphoribosyltransferase: MQPIIQSLLDTDLYKFTMWQAMLHSHPQTQAEYSFVCRNQPAYPLAELLADVNEQLDHLCTLRFAPGELAYLRDLRYIKSDFVDFLRIFSFQREFITAAADGDALRIRAVGPQVHTMAFEIFVLAIVNELYFRRFDAQAALAEGRQRLQSKIELLRSFAKEPAARHPFEFFDFGVRRRFSRDWQREVVGTLKREVPMYFKGTSNVLLAKDLELVPIGTMAHEYLQTYQALGVRLRDFQNAALEGWVQEYRGDLGVALTDVVGMDAFLADFDLYFAKLFDGLRHDSGDPIVWGEKALAHYARLRIDAHTKRLVFSDGLDLQTAIRLYRTFADRTQTGFGIGTNLSNDVGLTPLNIVMKLTGCNGQPVAKLSDSPGKTLCEDQTFLAYLRQVFHIEE
- a CDS encoding NUDIX hydrolase — encoded protein: MKPSRKNQADLNFPRPLVTVDVVIFTVLEDALKVMLVRRPNGLDDPFPGRWALPGGFIDVDKDTSLLDCALRKLREKTGVAAPYLEQLGSWGGAHRDPRGWSATHAFFALMPSQDLVLEKGVNAAQVEWMDAAAASRKRLAFDHAGILESAIARLRSKVEYTSLPAFLLNEPFTLPQLQHTYEVVLGRAVDKSAFRKRMLDGGFMEEAGTVEGASGRPAMGYRLRDRSQAALFPRTFSPRDAEVPDA
- a CDS encoding LysR family transcriptional regulator; its protein translation is MLVVSQSFRCFDEVARRGSIRKAAESLHLTAAAVHQQVLNLEAQVGTPLFDRLPRGMQLTTAGEIMLAAIRRGQRDIDHAVTQVEDLRALRRGHINLAVSQSSAEQLVPDAIRAVMARHPGVTYTVRTGSGERILGWVANGEADIGYCLRRKPPPGVEEVRAFAQQLGVVAPPGHPLAAPARARRLRDCLDAPLILMTTDTELRAMVEQIGQREHRPSRPLIETSSVAMARRLVAEGLGVSFLIPENVAQDVAAGRLAWNALADEGARSHSCLYQRTGQATAAAMGMFLQYFEAELSAISEQFGPPKRRVRAR
- a CDS encoding aryl-sulfate sulfotransferase; translation: MTSSTTVDQITQRRRGVGLIAHDPALSAGGYTLIAPQTADGNVYLIDMQGTVVHQWKMPLRAGRHAVILPNGNMGYNGSHPDSPERYAPWSMWHGGDFSEVTPQGEVVWHFEDPGHHHDARWLDNGNLLYAACELVPAGFADRVKGGTAHHPDEPMWGDVIREVNRAGEQVWEWKAWEHLDPSKHPIHPGFGRYHWPLVNGLDVDGEGRVLMSLRTTAGIVAVDKASGEVKLHIPPSVVSHQHAPVALPNGNILAFDNGNFRSGAHVPFSRVVEIDPATQAVVWSYADEMVNAFFTAFMGNAQRLHNGNTHITESATGRLFEVTPAGEVVWEYILPWFAEYPDEAARKTGPGRLNSVFQTHRYQASQLPWLQR
- a CDS encoding Bug family tripartite tricarboxylate transporter substrate binding protein encodes the protein MSSLDVLLAPLRCALGPGLFALALAVGAQPGPGASDPIVAVVPFSAGGSVDVAARLLMPRLSERLKQPVVVENTVGASGTIATQRVIRARPDGHTLLFAVASPINVAPLVSPKTYRYDALKELVPVVPVAASAFVLVGRPTLAVGTTSELLRLVRSQPGKLNFGTDGVGTGLHVTAEMIKQKAGLDMVHVPYKSGPQVLTELAGGQIDLAVLPVSLVQGFVRDGKVKAFGVTSRTRWPGLPDVPSLSETPELKRLDVEAWHGLLVPAKTDPAIVERLAREMTAVLAEPETVRKLADAGFKPMQMTPAQFAAHLASERSDMARTIAAAAIKVD